The bacterium DNA segment GTGATGGAACATCCGGTAATTACCATAAGGGAGGGGATGAGATCAAAACAAAAGATTGATGATAAATCAGCAATAATGTTTTCATCAAATAAATTGGCAGGAGAGCTTGAAACAATAAAGAGAATTGCTATAACAGATGCAAAGATCATTATTGAAAATAAGGAAGGAAGACGGCTTGTTTTAGGGCACTCTCTTGAAGGATATTTAAGAACAGAAAGGGCTGATTCTTCATGTTTGAGATTGACAGGGGGAATATTCAGCAGTAAGAAAAATAATCTGCATATCGAGGGTGTTGTTGACCTTATTAAAGCAGTACCCCTTGATGTGCATATAAAATTGGATAAACTTTCTCCAAGAGGGAATCTTGATTTAATTCTGCCCCCTTATCTTTCAATTACGAAGGGATCTGTGGAAGGAGAGCTCTTTTTCGGTAAAAGGACTGAAGCAAGAGGGTTTGTTGTTGTTAAAGATAGTGACATTGCATTTAAAGGAATGAATCTGATCTATAGCGGAATCAACCTGAAAGGTAATTTATCCGGAGATTCTCTTTTTGTAAAGGGCAATATTAATAGCTTTAACGGCTCGGAAGTTAAAATAAATGGAAGTGTAAGCAATGTTTTTTCCCCTGTGTGGGACTTAACGGTTTCGTGCCCCGGGTTTGATATTCCCGCTTTTTTTCGTGAAGCGGTACCGGGATCCCGCTATGGTATTAAAGGCAGAGGCTCGTATAATTTAAAACTGTCGGGCAGCCTGTTTAATCCTGAAATAAAAGGCTATCTTCATTCATCTGATTTAGCAATATACGGCATAGGCCTGAAAAACTATGCAATGGCAATAGGTATGAAAGACAGTGTTTTGACTCTGGAAGGTACAGGTTCAAGAGGTGATGATATAAGTTTTGGCCTGGCAGGCAAGATTGATTTCTCCGATTCAGCATATTCATCGGCACTTTCACTTTCAGTAAAGGGAAGCCTTCTTCCGGTAATTAATCCGGTTGTAAGAAGCAGATTAAAAGCATGCGGCGGCACAATAGATGTGAGGGTTAACGGAGAATTAGAAAATTTAAAGGGCCATTTGGAAGGAAGAATTGCGACTCTCTCAACGGAAGGCGATACATTATTGATTTTTCCGTCATTAAGTTATTCTCATGATTCTCTCGGGGTAGTGATATCTTCCAACAGTACTTTTGGTTTAAAAGGATATATCCAGAGGCCCTTTCGTAACGGGGCAACCTGGAATCTTTCATCTGTAAATGTAACTGATTTATTATATCCTATGGTTCCTTCAATTTTTAAGCGGATTATAAAACCTTTGCATATAGGGTTGAACTTTAAAGGGAATGATAATAAGTGGGCTATTACAGCACAGGGAAAATCTATTGAAAGATCCCGGCATACAACATTTTTTACGTTGAACGTTGATCCGCTGGATTGGAAAAACGAAAAATCGTGCCGAGTCAGCTCTGTCATCTACGATATGACAGGAAAGCCGATGAGTGCAGGATTCCAGGCAGGATTTTTAAATAACAGCCTGTCTGTAAGAAGATTGAAAATAGGGAAGAATTTTTCAGGGAATGCTGTTATCCCTTTTTCTTCTCAGGATTCGATTTCAGCCCATTTGATATCAAAGAATATTGATCCTGCAGGGTTGAAAAAATATTTTTCCGATCCCCCTTCTCTTTCCGGCCTTATATCATCTGCTTTGGATGTTTCCGGCACAGCAGAGAAACCCACGGTAAAATTTGCCCTTGATTTTAAAAAAGGGTTTATGAATCAGATAGGGCCTCTGGATGGAATGCTCTCTGCCAACTGGGCCGGAGGGAAATTTATCCGCCTTGATGCAAATCTGAACAGAAGAACAAAGAGAATACTTTTCGGTTCTGTTTTCAGAACCTCTTCGGATTCTCTTTCCGGAAATTTTAAAACAGATACTCTTTATATAAAAGAGATCAGCACTGCGCTTTTTAAGAATAATAGTTACAAAGGCCTGATGTTGATGAATCTGAATGTCGCAGGCAGGCCTGTAATGCCAGTTGTTTCCGGAGATATTGAAATTCTTGACGGCAAAGCGGGCCCTCTGCTGTTTAAAAAACTCAATGCAAGTTTCAGGGATACTCTTAATACGGGCCGCAGTATATCAAATAGCGGTTTCTATATTACGAGAGGAGAAGTTGAGCGCTCAGATAACTGCAGAATACAGTTCAGCGGAAGAATACCGCACGCACACTCTGGAAAGCTCGATCTTAAAGTTAGTGCATCAGGTAATGTGCTCGGTATGCTGTCGGACATCTCCGGTATTGTTAAGAAGAGCAGGGGAACAGGCAGCCTGTTTTTACGTTTTGCAGGCACAAGCGGTAACTGGGTTCTCGGGAGTGCAAAAGTAAACATTGACAATGGAGAATTAAAGCTTTCTTCTCTCTTTACTTCCATAAAAGATATTCGTATAAATGCAGAGTTAAAACCCGGAGAGAGGTTTTTAAGCATCAATGAAATAAGCGGGCTTGTGGATCGTTCTCCTGTTCTTATCCGTAACATCAGAGATAATAACAAACTGCCTCGGTTGAGGATCAGCAAACTTGGTGTGGATATGGGAAATTTTATTTTACGCACTGAAAAACCTGTAAGAATGGCTCTTCCCGGGCTTATGGAAAAAGGGGCTGAGGGAAGGATACTGTTTACGGGCTTTGATTTTAATGATTTTATGATTGGCGGGCCGTCTTCATACCCAAGCTTAAACGGTACCCTCCAATTAGTGGACTTTCGTTTTACATACCCGCTTTTAAAATCGGATGAGGCAGGAGAAGATGAATTCGTTAAAATCCTGTCAAAGATCAACTGGAATATAAATGTCGTACCGAGAAAAGATGTACATTATACAAGAGATATTAAAACGGCACTGGGCAATGTGTTTGCAGATTTAAAACTCAGGGACGGTTCCGGAGGTGTCAGGATAAAAGGAACAATTGACAAAGACAATTTTGAAGTGTGGGGAAATGTCTCCTCAACAGAGGGAAGCCTTGAAGTCCTTGAACATTTTTTCCGGCCTGAACAGATAACATTTGATATGCCGCGAAAGACACATGAACCCATATTTTCCGGCAGGGCGTTTACAACAGTAACTGATTCCCTTGGGATGCCTGCCACAGTGTGGCTTTCTGTCGCAGTAAGGGACAGAGAAACAGGAATAGAAAAAAGCGGCGGTTTATGGGAGAACATACATTTTAAATTTTCTACTGATAATCCGAATCTTGGACGTACTGAAGCGGATCTGATGGCAGCCCTTGGTTATTCTGCTGATAATATAAAGGCAAGGGCGTATGATGCTTTGGGAACACAGGTTGAAAATCTTATTTTCAGGCCCATCTTCAGGCCGATTGAGAGGGGAATAAGGCGTCATCTCGGACTTGATGTTGTAAGGTTCTCCTCAATGTTTACCAGAAACTTGTTTCAGATGAGGACAATGAGCACGCCTCAGTTTGATGCAAAGTATCTATTGAGAAGCACACGCTGGACTCTTGGTAAATATATAGGCCCTGGTATTTTCATAACATATACCGGACAGGTTCAGAATGAATCGTATTATCACGGATATATGACTCACGGGATTGGTTTCCGCCATGCCCTTTCTCTTGAGTTTACTCTAAGGCCAGACATTTTCCTTGAATTTGAATATACTTATGACAGCCAGCTTCTGTCTGACAGGAGGGAAGACAAAAAAATATGGATAAGGCATATTTTCCCATTTTAAGAGATTGAATTTTATTCTTTACAAATTGCAATATATTTTGTATTATTATAGGTTATATCGGGAGGAGATAATTTTGAAATATCGGATATCAACAGTTATTATTCTTGTCATACTTGTTTCTGTATGGATACCTGCAAGTGCGCAGCAAACACGTATAGGTACTCTGCTTGGGCTTTCAGTGGAGGGTACTGTTACATCGGAACCTGTTGTGGTTAAAATGAGTTCGGGATTGAAGGAAGGGAGTGATGTAACGTGGGAAGATATTCAGCATGCAGTAAAACAATTATGGGCTCTCGGTATTTTTTCTGATATCCGAATTGTTCTTGACAAGCAGACTGCACAGGGGATATTTTTAACCATAAAGGTGATGGAATATCAGCGCCTTGAGAAGCTGATTATCAAGGGTAATAAAAAACTCAAAAGAAACGACATTGAAAAAGAGATCGGATTTTTCCGCGGGCAGGTTTTAAATTCTACGCAGATAGCACAGGCTAAAAAAAGAATCCTGGATAAATATCAGGAAAAAGGCTATACTCTGGCAACAATAGAAACGAAAATTTTGCCGTCGGATAAAAAGGGCAGGGCCCTGCTCCAGCTTACAATAAAAGAGGGCGAAAAAGTACAGATTAAACGTATCCGCTTTTTCGGCAATACTGCATTTGCTGATGGTAAACTGAAAAAACAGATGAAAAAAACAAAAGAGGATACATGGTGGAGGGGTGCTGATTTTAACAGGGTGAAGTATGATGAAGATAAGGAAAAGGTATTAGGATTTTACAGAAATAACGGATTCCGTGATGCTGAAATTATCAAAGACTCTCTCTACTATGATTCGAAACGTAAAGATATGTTTATTGACCTGTGGCTCAGGGAAGGTCAATGCTACTATATCGGCAATGTTTCGTGGGAAGGCAGCACAATATTTACAGGGGATGAGCTCTATCCCCTTCTAAAATTCAAGACAGGAGATGTATTTAGTGAAAAAGATTTTCAGGAATCTATAAATGACAAAATAGGCGGTGCCTATTATGATAAAGGTTATATTTACGCACAGATAAATCCAAAGGAGAGTTTACGGGGAGAAGATACTCTTGACATCCATTTTATTATAAAAGAAGGCGAACCTGTCCGTATCAGGCAGATTCATATATTAGGAAACAACCGGACAAAGGACAGGGTTATAAGGAGAGAACTCAGAATCCGGCCCGGTGATGTGTTCAGCAAAGAGCTCCTCATGCGCAGCCAGAGAGACCTTATGGTTCTCAACTATTTTTCCAATGTTGTTCCCAATGTAGTGCCTGTTAATGACAAGGAGATGGACCTCTCATTTAAAGTTGATGAAAAATCAACGGATACTGCAAATCTTTCTGCAGGCTGGAGTGAGCTTGACAGGCTTATCGGCAGTGTCGGGCTTGGCATGAATAATCTGTTTGGTAACGGCCAGCAGCTTTCTTTAAACTGGAATTTCGGCCAGTATTACCGTTCCTTTAATCTGGGCTTTACAGAACCGTGGCTTATGAATACACCGACTCTTGTGGGAGTTTCTGTTTATGATACAAAAAGAGATCCGTATTACATAGGATACAGCCAGCAGACAAGAGGAATTTCAGTAAGGCTCGGACGCAGATTCAGATGGCCTGACAACTATTTCCGAGGCGATTGGATATATCGCATTGATGAAACGGCACTTGGAGATTTTAGTGATTATTATATAAAGCTGAATCCTAATAATATTGTTAAAGAAGACTGGCCTTTGACAACAAGCGGAATTACTCAGATAATTTCAAGAAGCAGCCTTAATCATCCGGAATTTCCAACAATGGGTTCAAGGGTAAGTTTATCTACAGAAGTTACAGGCGGTATTCTCGGCGGTAATGTAGGATATCATAAACACGTTTTCAAAGCAGAGTTCTTCCATCCTACTTTTATCCCGAATCTTATTCTTCTTACAAGAGTACAGGTTGGTGCAATGGGAGAAGTAGGTGAATCAAAAGGTATTCCATATCTTAACTACTTTTTTATAGGCGGCAGCGGAATGTCGCGCTCAATACCATTAAGAGGTTATGATGATCCTCTTGCAGGCGGCGGAATCCGCACAGGCGGAAAAACCATGTTTGAAACGACGATAGAGCTTAGATTCCCCCTTATCAGTAATCCTATGATGTTCGGCCTGGTTTTTGCCGAAGCAGGTAATACATGGCCCGATTTTTCGCATACGGATCCGTTTGATCTGCGACGTTCAGTAGGTATTGGAGCACGTATATTTATGCCTATGGTTGGTATGCTCGGGTTTGATTATGCTTATGGATTTGACCAGATAGATTCATACGGAAGAAGATTCGGCCAGTGGAAACCTCAGTTTGTATTTGGAAGAGGATTCTGATAATATTCAAGACATATCATTATTATACAGGCCAACAGGCATTGCCTTGTCAGATAAGGCGGAAGTAAATTTTTAGAAATAACCAGATGGGCCTCATCAAAAGCCTGATTATGAAAGAGGGAATATTCAGGTCTGATTTATGATAATGTCCTTTATAAGAATTGTTTCGTGAATGAAAAGAGGAGGAAAGTATGTTTAAAAGAAGTAGAATTTTGGTTGTAATATTAATTTTAGTACTTACTGTGTCTGCAGGAGTATTTGCACAGCTTAAGATCGCTTATGTTAATTCCGATCAGGTATTGAAAAATTATCAGGCTGCAATTGATGCATCGAAAAAACTTGAAGAAGAGAGCAATAAATGGGGCATGGAGCTTCAGAAAATGCAGCAGCAGTTTAAGGATTCACAGGATAAGCTGCAGCAGCAGAGCCTTCTTTTAAGTGAAGCAAAAAAGAAAGAGAAAGCACAGGAAGTCCAAGACCTTTATGTAAAAATTCAGCAGTACCAGAATCAGAAATGGGGACAGCAGGGCGAATACTTTAAGCGCCAGCAGGAACTTATGGGGCCGATAATTCAGACTATTAATGAAACAATTCATAAAATCGGCAAAGATGAAGGATATGATTATATATTTGATACTGTTGCAGGCAATGTACTTTTTGCAAAAGACAAGTATGATTTAACAGACAAACTTCTAAAAGAACTTGAAAAGGGTGCTGCTGCAAAACCAAAAACCGGCGGAAATTAATCATGGCATATCGCCTGGACGAAATTGCAGGAAAAATAGGCGGTGAACTATCAGGTGACGGAAGTATTGAGATTTCAGGAGTTGCCAAAATTGAAGAAGCAGGCAAAGGAACAATAACATTTCTGGCAAATACAAAATATCTCCGTTTTCTTGATTCTTCAGGGGCATCAGCAATAATTATCGGGAAAGATGTGGATTACAAGGGAGAAAAACCTGTAATCAAAACAGATGACCCCTATTTTACGTTTTTACAGGCTGTGCTTATGTTTCACAGCACTGCAGAGCCTGCTGACATTGGAGTGCATGAAACAGCTGTTATCGGTGAAGAAACAGAGATTGGCAGAAATGTTTCCATAGGAGCTAATGTTGTTGTTGGAAAGAGATGCAGAATCGGCGACAATACAATTCTGATGCCTGGGGTAGTTGTAGAAGATGATGTCTCAATAGGTGCTGACTGCCTTGTCCGTCCTCTGGTAAATTTGTGCAGGAACGTCAGAATAGGCGATAGAGTTGTCCTGCACGGCGGTGTTGTTGTGGGCAGTGACGGTTTTGGATTTGCATTTCATGAGGGAAAATACCATAAGATACCTCAGATTGGTACGGTTGTAATTGAGGATGATGTTGAAATCGGTGCCAACTCAACAATTGACCGTGCAACAATGGGCGAGACCAGAATTAAAAAGGGTACAAAAATAGACAATCTCGTACAAATTGCCCATAACTGCGTGATAGGCGAAAATACTGTTATAGCTGCACAGGCCGGATTATCGGGCAGTACAAAAATCGGGAATTATGTGAGAATAGGCGGGCAGGCCGGATTTGCAGGGCATATGTCAATCGGCAATAATTCGGCTGTTATGGCACAGTCAGG contains these protein-coding regions:
- a CDS encoding translocation/assembly module TamB domain-containing protein codes for the protein MKSRKWVLVVAGIISVLFFGWYGAWRTIKANDKIRVLILERMKPFLASSSSIGGLEVGIRSIQLRDVVLVPRDSAYTLEVKDIRIGYNLLKLITYRFAPNKVANELVMEHPVITIREGMRSKQKIDDKSAIMFSSNKLAGELETIKRIAITDAKIIIENKEGRRLVLGHSLEGYLRTERADSSCLRLTGGIFSSKKNNLHIEGVVDLIKAVPLDVHIKLDKLSPRGNLDLILPPYLSITKGSVEGELFFGKRTEARGFVVVKDSDIAFKGMNLIYSGINLKGNLSGDSLFVKGNINSFNGSEVKINGSVSNVFSPVWDLTVSCPGFDIPAFFREAVPGSRYGIKGRGSYNLKLSGSLFNPEIKGYLHSSDLAIYGIGLKNYAMAIGMKDSVLTLEGTGSRGDDISFGLAGKIDFSDSAYSSALSLSVKGSLLPVINPVVRSRLKACGGTIDVRVNGELENLKGHLEGRIATLSTEGDTLLIFPSLSYSHDSLGVVISSNSTFGLKGYIQRPFRNGATWNLSSVNVTDLLYPMVPSIFKRIIKPLHIGLNFKGNDNKWAITAQGKSIERSRHTTFFTLNVDPLDWKNEKSCRVSSVIYDMTGKPMSAGFQAGFLNNSLSVRRLKIGKNFSGNAVIPFSSQDSISAHLISKNIDPAGLKKYFSDPPSLSGLISSALDVSGTAEKPTVKFALDFKKGFMNQIGPLDGMLSANWAGGKFIRLDANLNRRTKRILFGSVFRTSSDSLSGNFKTDTLYIKEISTALFKNNSYKGLMLMNLNVAGRPVMPVVSGDIEILDGKAGPLLFKKLNASFRDTLNTGRSISNSGFYITRGEVERSDNCRIQFSGRIPHAHSGKLDLKVSASGNVLGMLSDISGIVKKSRGTGSLFLRFAGTSGNWVLGSAKVNIDNGELKLSSLFTSIKDIRINAELKPGERFLSINEISGLVDRSPVLIRNIRDNNKLPRLRISKLGVDMGNFILRTEKPVRMALPGLMEKGAEGRILFTGFDFNDFMIGGPSSYPSLNGTLQLVDFRFTYPLLKSDEAGEDEFVKILSKINWNINVVPRKDVHYTRDIKTALGNVFADLKLRDGSGGVRIKGTIDKDNFEVWGNVSSTEGSLEVLEHFFRPEQITFDMPRKTHEPIFSGRAFTTVTDSLGMPATVWLSVAVRDRETGIEKSGGLWENIHFKFSTDNPNLGRTEADLMAALGYSADNIKARAYDALGTQVENLIFRPIFRPIERGIRRHLGLDVVRFSSMFTRNLFQMRTMSTPQFDAKYLLRSTRWTLGKYIGPGIFITYTGQVQNESYYHGYMTHGIGFRHALSLEFTLRPDIFLEFEYTYDSQLLSDRREDKKIWIRHIFPF
- the bamA gene encoding outer membrane protein assembly factor BamA, yielding MKYRISTVIILVILVSVWIPASAQQTRIGTLLGLSVEGTVTSEPVVVKMSSGLKEGSDVTWEDIQHAVKQLWALGIFSDIRIVLDKQTAQGIFLTIKVMEYQRLEKLIIKGNKKLKRNDIEKEIGFFRGQVLNSTQIAQAKKRILDKYQEKGYTLATIETKILPSDKKGRALLQLTIKEGEKVQIKRIRFFGNTAFADGKLKKQMKKTKEDTWWRGADFNRVKYDEDKEKVLGFYRNNGFRDAEIIKDSLYYDSKRKDMFIDLWLREGQCYYIGNVSWEGSTIFTGDELYPLLKFKTGDVFSEKDFQESINDKIGGAYYDKGYIYAQINPKESLRGEDTLDIHFIIKEGEPVRIRQIHILGNNRTKDRVIRRELRIRPGDVFSKELLMRSQRDLMVLNYFSNVVPNVVPVNDKEMDLSFKVDEKSTDTANLSAGWSELDRLIGSVGLGMNNLFGNGQQLSLNWNFGQYYRSFNLGFTEPWLMNTPTLVGVSVYDTKRDPYYIGYSQQTRGISVRLGRRFRWPDNYFRGDWIYRIDETALGDFSDYYIKLNPNNIVKEDWPLTTSGITQIISRSSLNHPEFPTMGSRVSLSTEVTGGILGGNVGYHKHVFKAEFFHPTFIPNLILLTRVQVGAMGEVGESKGIPYLNYFFIGGSGMSRSIPLRGYDDPLAGGGIRTGGKTMFETTIELRFPLISNPMMFGLVFAEAGNTWPDFSHTDPFDLRRSVGIGARIFMPMVGMLGFDYAYGFDQIDSYGRRFGQWKPQFVFGRGF
- a CDS encoding OmpH family outer membrane protein, yielding MFKRSRILVVILILVLTVSAGVFAQLKIAYVNSDQVLKNYQAAIDASKKLEEESNKWGMELQKMQQQFKDSQDKLQQQSLLLSEAKKKEKAQEVQDLYVKIQQYQNQKWGQQGEYFKRQQELMGPIIQTINETIHKIGKDEGYDYIFDTVAGNVLFAKDKYDLTDKLLKELEKGAAAKPKTGGN
- the lpxD gene encoding UDP-3-O-(3-hydroxymyristoyl)glucosamine N-acyltransferase codes for the protein MAYRLDEIAGKIGGELSGDGSIEISGVAKIEEAGKGTITFLANTKYLRFLDSSGASAIIIGKDVDYKGEKPVIKTDDPYFTFLQAVLMFHSTAEPADIGVHETAVIGEETEIGRNVSIGANVVVGKRCRIGDNTILMPGVVVEDDVSIGADCLVRPLVNLCRNVRIGDRVVLHGGVVVGSDGFGFAFHEGKYHKIPQIGTVVIEDDVEIGANSTIDRATMGETRIKKGTKIDNLVQIAHNCVIGENTVIAAQAGLSGSTKIGNYVRIGGQAGFAGHMSIGNNSAVMAQSGVSKSFPDNVVIFGYPAGLSMEEFRKQGALRRLPGLIKEFNELKKEIERIKKDKEKS